In Nostoc piscinale CENA21, the genomic stretch TGCAAGTCGCGGGTTAACACCAGTGAAGCAACTGCAACTCTCCTAAAAGGGCTTTAATCGCAAAATTATACTTACTCCTACTGGGAAGATAGGTATCTCATAAGGAAGATGGTTGGAGAACAAAATTTGTGCTGTGTCGAGAAAACTTATGTTTAAATCATTAATCTGACAGTAGCAGCACAAGATTCTTCCTGATATCAAATCTTGTATAGGATTACCCATTCTGTTAAAATTAAGTATACCACTAGGATTAAATACTTACTAGCTGCAAAATAAGGCAATCTCAGACGAGTAACAGCCGCTAATTTGGTTGTACACCCGTCTGATAATCGTTATGTGGCTGAGTAGCAAGAACACAGGAAAAACCAATGGGGTAAACTCCTGGCTTCAAAAATCTGCTGTGTGAAAAATTATTGATTGACACATTTAGTATTTAGAGGAGATTTATGACAAGTAAGCCGGAACGCGTGGTACTAATTGGAGTAGCCGGAGACTCCGGGTGCGGCAAATCTACTTTTTTGCGTCGTTTGATAGACTTGTTTGGTGAAGAGTTTATGACAGTTATCTGCTTGGATGACTATCATTGCTTAGACCGCAAACAGCGCAAAGAAACTGGGATAACTGCACTTGACCCCAGGGCAAACAATTTTGACTTGATGTATGAGCAAATTAAAGCTCTCAAAGAAGGTCAAACCATTAATAAGCCGATTTATAACCACGAAACCGGCATGATTGATCCTCCAGAAGTAGTAGAACCAAATCACATTATTGTGGTTGAAGGTCTACATCCTTTATATGATGAACGGGTGCGATCGCTGCTTGATTTCAGCGTTTATTTTGATATCAGCGATGAAGTTAAAATTGCTTGGAAGATTCAACGCGATATGGCAGAAAGAGGCCATCGCTATGAAGATGTTTTAGCTGCTATCAACTCTCGTAAACCTGACTTTACAAAATACATCGAACCCCAAAGAGAATTCGCTGACGTAGTTCTCCAAGTACTGCCCACTAACCTCATTAAAAACGACACCGAACGCAAAGTTCTGCGAGTACGGATGTTGCAACGCGAAGGTAAAGAAGGCTTCACTCCTGTTTACTTATTTGATGAAGGTTCCACCATTAACTGGACTCCTTGCGGACGGAAGCTTACCTGTTCCTATCCTGGTATGCAACTGTATTATGGCTCCGATGTTTATTATGGCCGCTATGTCTCTGTATTAGAAGTAGATGGTCAATTTGACAACCTAGAAGAAGTCATCTACATCGAAAACCATCTCAGCAACACATCCACCAAATATCAAGGTGAAATGACTCACTTGTTACTCCAACACCGTGAGTATCCGGGTTCCAATAATGGTACTGGTTTATTCCAAGTGCTGACAGGTTTAAAAATGCGTGCTGCCTACGAGCGTTTAACATCAAAGGAAGCAAAACTAGCAGTTCAAGTCTAAAACAAAACAGCAGTGTTTGTGTCAAAGTTTTTGGGGGTGCTTCCGGGGGCATCCCCTTTTTATTTTTATAGTGATGGGAGTGATGAGTAGGGAGTAGGGACTCGGTTCAAAATGCCTCTATAAATCTCTAATACCATTTCACGAAAAATTTGATACAGATGTAAACCCTAAAAGCTTTGCTGTATCTAAGTTTTTTAATTGCGAATTGCGAATGGTGAATTTGGTATAACCTCTAGCTTCTAGCCCCTAACCTTTAGTTTTGTCATTGAGGACGCTTGTGTATTTATTAATTCCTGCTGCTGGTGTCGGCAAAAGAATGGGTAGTAACCGCAATAAACTTTTTCTTGAGGTACATTCAAAATCAATTATTGCTTGGACTTTGTTAGCGGCGGAAGCAGCAAGTTCTATTAGTTGGATAGGAATTATTTCTCAACCTAGTGACTGGCCTGACTTTAAAAATATCATTGCTGATTTGTCACTGACTAAACCTGTGGAATTTATCATTGGTGGTGCTACCCGGCAAGAATCGGTTTACAACGGCTTGCAAGCATTACCACCAGAGGCGGAACAAGTGCTAATTCATGATGGGGCTAGATGTTTGGCTACACCAAATTTGCTGAATGCTTGTGCAGAAGCAATTCGCCATTGTGCTGGGTTAATTGCTGCCATACCAGTGAAAGACACGATTAAAATTGTTGATGAAACTGGCATAATTCAAAGTACGCCTGACCGACAACATTTGTGGGCTGCCCAAACTCCCCAAGGATTTAATGTCCAGTTATTGAAACAGTGCCACGCCGAAGGTATTCGTCAAGGTTGGGAAGTGACTGACGATGCAGCGTTATTTGAAAGGTGTGGTATTGAAGTACGAATTGTTCCAGGTGAGGAGACGAATTTAAAAGTTACCACTCCCCAGGATTTAGCGATCGCTGAATTTATTATCAGTCATCGAGGAGGGTGAGGGAAGAAAGGGGGACAAGGGGGACAAGGGAGACAAGGGGGAGCCACTGCGTTGGGGAGACAGCGCCGTGGGCGGGTTTCCCACGCCAGTCGCTACAACGGAGGGAACCTCCCTTCGGGTTCGCAGTTCCTTCAAGTCGGCAAAGCCGCCCAACGACTGCTCACCGCAACGCGCTGGCTCGACTTGAGGTGACTGTCGTCGACTATGCCGACTCCCTCAGTGGCGTGACAAGGAAGATGAGGGAGATGTTGAGAATTGTTAAGAAAATTTTTGACTTTTGCAACAAAATAAAGTATAATCCCACACACTTGTTAATCGTCAGTTACTAGTCATCAGTTGTCAGTGACCAATGACTAATAACTATTGACTATTGACTATTGACCATTGACTAACACCCAATGAAAACAGCCACCGCGACCAAGACAGCGACTAAAATTGAAGCGATTCTTTATTTAAAGGGTAAGCCTTTATCTCTCAGTGAAATAGCCGAATATGCAGCTTGCGATCGCGCCACTGCCCAAGAAGGCATAATCGAACTGATAGATAGTTACGCCCGTAGAGATAGCGCCTTAGAAGTTGTTGAAACCACAGATGGTTATAGCCTGCAACTAAGAACTGATTTTCAAGATTTAGTGCAAACACTGATTCCGGTAGAATTGGGAGTAGGCGCATTGAGGAGTTTAGCTGCGATCGCCCTCAATAGTCCAATTTTGCAAAGCGACTTGATTAACCTCCGGGGTTCAGGTGCATATCAACACGTTCAAGAATTAGTCGAACTTGGTTTTGTCAAGAAACGCCGAGATAACGAATCCCGTTCTTACTCGCTACAAGTAACACCAAAATTTCATCAGTACTTCCAAATCGAACAACTTCCCCAACCATTTGACACTAAAGAACAGCAACTAGAACTCAATCTAGCTATTGAAGATGAAGTAGAAAATACTAGCGACTAGAGGCTATAAAAGAGATTCTTGCAAAGCATAAACATACACAAGCAAATGTAGTAACAATAGGCTTTGCCAATTAAAGTTTTAATCTACTTGACCGGGGAAGAGATAGAGTCTTATTGACAAGCTAATTGACAATGAAATAGCGATCGCTTTGCTTCAAAGTCCTATACTTTGGTCAAATCTGCCGATTGTGTTGCACAAGAGTTAGACAATCTTTTTCAATGTAATTGGATTGAAAGCCTTGCTATGTATGCTTTTCTGGAGTCTTTGCACCCCAGCAGATAATTTATTTTTAATAAGATCGTTGTAAGAAATTCTTATGAAACACAGGATTATTAAAAAACCTTTAATTGGAATTTCAGTTGCAACATTATTGTTGTGGATGAATGCAACCACTGCTCAGTCACAGTCTATATCTGTAGAGCAAAACATAAATAGCACAAAGATAGTACCAGGAGAGCCAATCAAGTATCAACACTTTGGCAACGGAAAACGAATGAGGCGGATAACAGGAGGAATAAGAGAAAATTGTTTGTTAGGCGCAAATAAGAATCCTACTGTGTTAATTCCAGAAAATCATCCTGTACTGACTACTTTTGAACAGCCAAAATTATTTTTCTATCTTCCCAAAACTGCGAAAACTTTTATACAAGGATTTGAATTGATTGTACAAGATGCTGATAAAAAAGTAATTTATCAACAAAAATACAAAGTTAATCAAAAATCTGGAATTTTTAGCCTTGATTTACCTGCTGATAAAAATCAACCATTACTTGAAGTTGGTCGGGAATATGATTGGATATTCTTAGTAATTTGCAATAACTCAGACCGCAGCTTAGATCAAGCTGTGGCTGGAACTGTCAAACAAATCGTTCCTGACAAAGATTTGACTAGTAAGTTAAAAAAAAGCTTCGCCAAGAGAACGTGCAGCTTTATATGCAGCCAATGGCATTTGGTACGATAGTTTGGCTATCCTCGCGCAGCTACGTCGTCAGCGTCCAAGAGATGCTGCTTTACAAACAGATTGGCAAAGTCTTTTAGAGTCACTCAAGTTAGCAAATATCGTCCCAGAACCTTTATTGGGTGAGTTAGAAGTAGATACAAAAATCTAGTACCGCGTAGCTATACTAGCCCCTAAGCCTTCTTTCAGGTAGATATAAAACCCATACCTGTGGAAAAGACGCTACCCTTGTACTATGGTTTAGAGTAGAATTAGCAACTAAGCTAAAAAAGACTGCCAATGGTGTTTGACCCTGACTTTTTGAATGACAACTCCGAGGAACACCCGAATCAACTTCTAGGCGAGAACTTTGAGGAAAATCCCAATCAGTTACTCCAGTATTTGCAACATCAGTCGCCTGATGTGTTAGCGCGTGTCGCCCAGTCTGTCAGCCCTGAAATTAAGCAAATAATTTCCCAAAACGTCCAAGGGCTAGTGGGAATGCTACCCGCAGAAAACTTCAACGTGCAAATTACTACAGACAGAGAAAATCTGGCTGGGCTATTAGCCTCAGCAATGATGACGGGGTATTTCTTACGGCAGATGGAACAAAGAATGCAGTTAGATTACTTGTCTGAGGGGCAATAGTCAATTTTAGATTTTAGATTGGTTAAATATCCAAAATCTAAAATTGTTGGACGATTGACTATTTTTTCGGATAGACACCTGACTGCACTTTTAAAGTCTGTATTTTGCCACTGCGGTTGATTTCAAGTACGAGGATATCGCCGACTGTGCTGGATTCGACTAGCTTCTGCACTTGGGCGGCTGTTTTAACTGGTTTTGCATTCACTTTTTGAATTATGTCGCCAGGAAGCAGTCCAGCCCGTTTTGCTGGCGAGTTATCTAATACGCCCTTAATTACCACACCAGAATCTTGCTTGATGTTGAGTTTGTGTTCGAGATTAATTTGCTGTTTTTTGGTGGGGTTTAAGTCTGCCATTTCAATTCCCAAAAAAGGATGATCTACCCGCCCTTTAGTAAATAATTCTTTAGCCACACGGGCTGCGGTTTCAATTGGAATGGCAAAACCTAATCCTTGGGCATCAGCGCGAATGGCGGTATTTACGCCGATAACTTCGCCTTGGGCATTTAACAATGGCCCACCAGAGTTACCAGGGTTAATAGCTGCATCAGTTTGGATGAAACTTACACGTTTATCTGGTACACCAACTTGGGCGCTGGTGCGGTCAGTGGCGCTGATAATGCCGATGGTAACAGTGTTATCTAAACCCAGAGGATTGCCAATAGCGATCGCCCATTGTCCAGGAATCAAATTTTGCGAATTGCCCAGCTTCACCGTCGGCAATTTATCACCAGGAATTTTGACAACCGCTACATCTGTAATCGTATCAATACCTATGACCTTGCCCTCAAAAGTCCGACCATCCTTGAGGGTGACTTGGACTGTATCTGTATCGGCAACTACATGGGCATTTGTTAGCAATTCACCATTTTGACTCAAAATAAATCCTGAACCTGTGCCGCGTTCAATCCGTTCCTGGGGAATGGCTTGTTCCTCATCACCAAAAAAGCGGCGCAAGAGGGGGTTTTTTAGAGCATCCGAGATGGGATTTGCTACTTTCCGAGTTGCATTAATTCGGACTACAGCTGGGCCGACTTTCTGCACTGCTGTAGCGATAAAATTCACGTTATCCCCGCCAGTCGCTCCCAAACTACCACTAGGGGCATAAGGGGTGATAGATTCTGGAGGTAAAGCCGCTGTCACATTTCTTAACTCTCGAAACGAGCGATTTTGTGTCAGGAGATAGCGACTACCAAACAGACCTGCACCACCACCAACCAATAGTAAAGATAAGTAAATAGCCAGTTGCTTCAAAGATAAATTCATAATAATTACGCTTAAGGAGAGCAATGCAGTTGCTAATTTCTAAGTGTAGTCAAGCAATTCGTAAGTGGACAGATAAATTTAACATACAGTTGCTTAATAAATATTTAAACTGAGAAATTAGTGATCCACAAAGAGCTTGACTGCTGGGAAAAATCGCCAATATTTACCTAATAGTTATACAGCTAAAATTTCTGGGAAGACTAGTCTTAATTGAGCAAGATGAGATCCCTAGACTGTGATGACAATTCCTAAGTATATGAATGGTTATGCTGATGCAACTGTGCAGATTCCTAGCTTGAAAGTGTTGAATCACCGAAGTTTACAAGGGCAGGGGAAACTTCCGAACTTTGCTCAACGCGGTTTCCCCGCGCACGCAAGTTCTCTCCACAGGCAACTTCTTGCTGAGTGCTGAGTAAAAATCCTAGTACCTAGTCAAGAGTTCCTCTTTCATGTTTGGTTATGAGATGTTCTCATAAGTAGCTGACTAGATCATGGCTTGGAAGATTGATGCTGGGGGTCGTACTTTAGTTTATCGGGTATTCGCTGTGCTGACCAATTCCCCATTGTTTTCCAACAGTTTATGAAATTATTTACACGCGATCGCCTGAAAATCCTCAAGAACTTGTACATTCAAGGCTTGATTCTCCCAAAAAATGTACACCTTGAACGAAATACTCAACTGCTACAAAGCAAAAACTTAGCAGCAAGATTTCCAAAAATTCCTCACTTGCTTGGTTGGCTCACAGGTAAATATCCAAGTTCTTTAGAGGAGGTGAGATATGTCTATCATTAGCTTAAGAAAAATTTTGAACAAAAAAGAATTATTATCCCTGCTTCAGAACTTAGCCAATCAAATTAACAGTGCTATTCATATTGAACTGTTAGATGGTACACCATTGATCAGTATTGGTACGCAAACTACAAACAATCGATATCCGATTGAGGTTGCTGGAGAAAAAAATTGGTTGGGTAGTTGGGACAGCACAAACACAGACAGTTGCAACCTTGCTGTCGCTGTTAGCCAAACAAGAAGCCGAAAAAAAAAGAACTAGCCAAAGAATTACTAGAGCGATATCAGGAAATTGACTTATTTCAAGATATTTCGACGCAACTGACAACGAGTTTAGATACCAAACAAATTGCTCAACTCGTGCTTCAGGAAATGAGTCAATTGATTGAATCATCTGCGGGGACGATTTTACTGCTGAATGAAGATGCAGCAACTTTGGAAGTAATTGCCGAATTTGGCAATATGTTTGAGCAGAGTCAAATTCCCTCCACTAAAGGCATTATTGGTCAAATTATCCAATCTGGGCGTGCAGAACTGATTAATGATGTGCAAGCTGATCCACGATTAGGAGATGAGAAAAACATTCACGGGCTGATTTGCGTTCCCTTGCGTGCCAAAGAACGGATACTAGGTGCGATCGCTCTTGGTACAAATAAAATCGACGCATATACAGCCGAGCATCTCAAACTGGTGAGTATTTTTGCTTCCCAAACCGCAGTCGCCATTGAAAAAGCTGTGCTGTATGAACAAAGCACCCAAGCTACCGCCCAAGCCAAAGCCCAGACAGAAAAACTCCAGCAAGCCTTACAAGATTTAAAACTGGCGCAAACCCAGTTAATACAAAGTGAAAAAATGTCCAGCTTGGGACAACTCATAGCTGGCGTTGCCCATGAAATCAACAATCCCGTTAACTTTATTTGCGGTAACTTGCGTTGTGTTTCTGAATATGCTGAAGATTTATTGTACTTATTACAAAAGTATCAGAAAAATTTTCCTGTAGTGCCGCCAGAGTTGGCATCAGAGATCGAAAATATCGATGTCGAGTTTATTACCGAGGATTTACCCAAAATACTAGATTCTATGAAACTAGGGAGCGATCGCATCGTAGAAATTGTCAAATCCCTGAAAAATTTTCCCGCCACGACGAAGCCCAAATGAAAACCGTCAACATCCACGACGGTATTGACGGGACACTGATGATTCTCCGCCATCGTCTGAAAGCAGCTTCCCATCGCCCCGAAATTCCAGTGATCAAACACTATGCCCAACTTCCTCCAACTGAGTGCTATCCCGGACAGTTAAATCAAGTGTTTATGAACATCTTGGCAAATGCCATTGATGCTTTAGAAGAGTCAATTGTCCAGAGTCAACTGACTAAACCTCAAATCACCATTCGCACCCAAAACCTAGACAATCAGTGGATTGTGATTCGCATTGCTGACAATGGCCCAGGTATGAAAGAAGAAATCATCCAACGGATCTATGATCCCTTCTTCACGACCAAAGAAATTGGGAAAGGTACTGGCTTAGGTATGGCCATTAGCTATCAAGTGATTGTCGAGAGACACCAAGGAATTCTCAAGTGTCTTTCGCAACCAGGCCAAGGCACAGAATTCTGGATTCAAATTCCAATTAATTCTCCAGCAGTAGCCAACGCTGAGAAGCATCAAGATAGGGCAGATTTTGCCGCTAATAGTGTTTTATCGCCACCAACCAAAGAAACCAAAACATCCTCAACAGAAGGTTTCATTTCATCCACAAACCCTATGCTCAAATCCCATGAAATGCTGATTCGCCACAGTCAACTGATCCGGCGACTTTCACAGCAGAGTCCAGATGTCAATACAACTTCCGCTAATGAAATTTATCAAATGTTTCAACGTCATCCAATTGTCTTGAAGCTTTACTCTACCTTGTTATCCTGGTTTGCTTGTCCCACCCCTACTCAAATTCCTTATTAATTCCCCCATCGATATTAGGAAAGTCTGAATATGTCTAGCCAACTTGACGAATTTAATCATGATCTCTTGGAAAAATGTCCCGTTGGTCTGGTACTCTACCGCACAGATGGAACTTTAATTCACACCAACCCCGTCTACGCTGATATTTTGGGGTGCACTGTTCCTGAAACTCTTAACCTCAACAATTGGCAGATTACTCCTGAAAGTTATGTTGCTACAGAGCAAGCTATTATAGAAAACTTAGAAAAAACTGGTTGCTACGGGCCTTATGAGAAAGAGTACATCCACAAAGATGGACATTTAGTGCCGGTGAGAATTTCTGCGGCCATGATTGAGCGAGATGGAGAGAAGTTGATTTGGTCAAGTGTAGAAGATATTACTGACCTCAGACAAACTCAAAAAGCATATCAAGAATCCGAGAAAATCTTAAAACAGAGTGAAGCGCGATACCGTTCTTTGATTAAAGCTAACACACAAATTGTCTGGGTTAGTTCACCAGAAGGAATTTGCTTTGAACTTACCGATTGGATAGCTTACACAGGGCAAACTTTAGCGGAAGCCGAAAACGGTGGTTGGATTGATGCTGTTCATCCCGACGATCGCGGTTACACTGGAGAAGCTTGGGGTATTGCCGTAGCCAACCTCAGCCAATATCAAATTGAATACCGCATTCGCGGTAAAGATGGCAACTATCGCTACTTTTGGGTCTGGGGTGCGCCTGTAATTGAAGATGATGGTAGCGTCAAAGAATGGATTGGTACTTGCACAGATATTCACGATCGCAAACTGGCAGAAGCGGAAAATCAAAGATTAAAAGAACGATATAGCACTTTGGTAACGGCTACTTCTCAAATTGTTTGGGGAGCCACAGCCGAAGGTCTAGGAATTAGTAGTGAAATGCTGACTTGGATCGGTTATACAGGCCAGACAGAAGAAGAAGTTGCAGGTTGGGGTTGGATTGATCCGATTCATCCTGACGACCGTAGTCAATCCCAAGCCGTCTGGAATGCGGCAGTAGCGAACAGCAGTATCTACCAAACTGAATATCGCTTGCGGGGCAAAGATGGGATTTACCGCTATTTTTCAGTTTGTGGCGCTCCTGTCTTAGAAGCAGATGGTAGCATTCGAGAATGGATTGGTACTTGCACTAATATTCACGATCGCAAACTAGCAGAAGCAGAAAATCAGCGTTTATTAGATATGCTGAATCACTCCAGTGACGCGATTATTGTCCGCGATATGAGTGATAAAATTGCCTATTGGAATCAAGGCGCAGAAAGGCTTTACCATTGGACGCGTGAAGAAGTCAAAGACCAATATATTTACACATTCCTCAAAAAAATCTTTCCCAAACCCAAAGAAGAAATTACAGCCGAGTTATTACAGCAAGGCCATTGGGAAGGAGAAGTCCAACATATTACCCATGATGAAAAACTCATTACTGTCCAGAGTCGATGGACTTTGCAACGAGATGCTGCTGGTCAACCTTGTGCAGTGTTAGAAATTAATACTGATATTACCCCCCGCAAACAAGCTGAAATTGCCCTCCGCCAACTCAATCAAGAACTAGAAACCAGAGTTGCTGAACGCACAGCCGCCTTGCAAGATACCCTAGCCGAAGCCCAAGGGTTAAATGCCATTTTGGATAACTTAGCGGATGGTTTGTTAGTGGTAGATATGTCAGGGCAAATTACCCATTTCAATCCTGCCTTTTTAACCATGCAAGGATTGACAGCCAACGCTGTCAAAGGCAACTATCAAGAACTACCGATCGCAGGTTTAGCACATTTAATTGAACAAACTCAATCCCATCCCCAAGAAGTATTTACGGCAGAAATTGAACTAGCCAAAGAACGCATTGGTCAAGCCGTCGCCACCGCCATCTTTAAACAAACCACAGCCAACGAACCTGCAACCTGTTTTGGTTCTGCACTGCTAATTCGGGATATCACCGCCGAAAAAGAAGTGGACAAAATGAAGACCGATTTCATTTCCACAGTTTCACACGAACTGCGGACACCTTTAACTTCGGTGTTGGGTTTTGCCTCCATTATTAAAGAAAAACTCGAAACCGATGTCTTTCCCATGCTGACTACCGAAGACCGTAAACTGCAAAAAACAATTAAGCGGGTAGGTGACAATCTCAACATTATTGTCTCGGAAGCAGAACGGCTCACATCCTTAATTAACGATGTTTTAGACATTGCCAAAATGGAAGCTGGAAAAGTGGAATGGCACATGCAGCCGCTTGATCCTGGTGAGTTATTAGATTGGGCGACTACAGCCACCGCCGCCTTGTTTGAAACCAATGGCTTGCATCTGGTGAGCGAGATTGATTCTGGTTTACCGCAAATAGTGGGCGATCGCAATCGTTTATTGCAAGTCCTGATTAACTTAATTTCCAATGCGGTGAAATTTACTCAAGCTGGTACTGTTACCTGTAGCGTCAAACAACAGCACGAAGGCGTTTGCATCAGCGTCATTGATACAGGTATTGGGATCGCGCCAGAAGACCAACCAAAAGTATTTGAGAAATTCCGCCAAGTTGGTGATACCCTCACTGATAAACCCAAAGGCACAGGGCTAGGATTACCCATTTGCAAACAAATTGTTGAACATCATGGTGGCAAAATCTGGGTAGAAAGTGAACCAGGCAAAGGTAGTGCTTTCTCGTTTTTGATTCCCATTTATACCAAAGATGACCAAGCCAATGGACAAATTAATTTAGAGGCCTTGGTCAAACAACTCAAAGAACATGTGATTACTAGTAATGCCGTACGCAACGAAAAGCGCAAAACGATTTTAGTAGTAGATGATGATAGCAATATTCGAGAATTACTCCGGCAGCAATTAGAAAACGAAGGTTATAAAGTTCGAGAAGCAAAAGACGGTATGGATGCAATTCATCAAATCAAAATTGCCCGTCCCGATTTAATTGTTTTAGATGTGATGATGCCACAAATTAACGGCTTTGATGTAGCAGCCGTCTTAAAAAATGACCCCCAAACGGCAGATATTCCCATCATCATCTTATCAATTATTGAAAATAAAGAGCGTGGCTACCACATTGGTATTGATCGCTATCTCACCAAACCCATCAACTCAGAACAACTTTTGAGCGAAATTGGTTTACTACTTTCCCAAGGCACTTCCAGTAAAAAAGTATTAGTTGTTGATAAAAATGCTTCCACACTCAAAATATTATCCGATGTTCTGCAAACTCAGGGATACAACGTGATTGAAGCCTCAGATCCCCAAGAATGTCTGCACAAAGCACGAGCCGTTAAACCTGACATGATTATCATTGATTCCATCTTTTCCTCGGAAACCGACCTAGTGAAGACACTACGGTTTGAAAAAGATTTAGAAAATGTATTTTTTATCATGTTGGCAGATCACTGAATTAAGAGAGGTTATGGGCTAGGATTTTTACACTCAAAAACTTGCTTTTATAATCCCTAACCTCTAACCCCCTAGTCTCTAATCTCTAGTCTCTTATTTCACCAATATACAAATAATTTTTAGAAATTAAATTGGATTGATATATGTCGCAAAAAATTCTGATTGTTGATGATGAACCTAACATCGTAATTTTGATGGAACAAGCTCTAGAAACATTAGAAGATGAAGGTGTAGAACTCTTAACGGCGAGAAAT encodes the following:
- a CDS encoding DUF928 domain-containing protein gives rise to the protein MKHRIIKKPLIGISVATLLLWMNATTAQSQSISVEQNINSTKIVPGEPIKYQHFGNGKRMRRITGGIRENCLLGANKNPTVLIPENHPVLTTFEQPKLFFYLPKTAKTFIQGFELIVQDADKKVIYQQKYKVNQKSGIFSLDLPADKNQPLLEVGREYDWIFLVICNNSDRSLDQAVAGTVKQIVPDKDLTSKLKKSFAKRTCSFICSQWHLVR
- the scpB gene encoding SMC-Scp complex subunit ScpB, with product MKTATATKTATKIEAILYLKGKPLSLSEIAEYAACDRATAQEGIIELIDSYARRDSALEVVETTDGYSLQLRTDFQDLVQTLIPVELGVGALRSLAAIALNSPILQSDLINLRGSGAYQHVQELVELGFVKKRRDNESRSYSLQVTPKFHQYFQIEQLPQPFDTKEQQLELNLAIEDEVENTSD
- a CDS encoding DUF760 domain-containing protein, with translation MVFDPDFLNDNSEEHPNQLLGENFEENPNQLLQYLQHQSPDVLARVAQSVSPEIKQIISQNVQGLVGMLPAENFNVQITTDRENLAGLLASAMMTGYFLRQMEQRMQLDYLSEGQ
- a CDS encoding DUF928 domain-containing protein is translated as MWYDSLAILAQLRRQRPRDAALQTDWQSLLESLKLANIVPEPLLGELEVDTKI
- a CDS encoding PAS domain S-box protein produces the protein MSSQLDEFNHDLLEKCPVGLVLYRTDGTLIHTNPVYADILGCTVPETLNLNNWQITPESYVATEQAIIENLEKTGCYGPYEKEYIHKDGHLVPVRISAAMIERDGEKLIWSSVEDITDLRQTQKAYQESEKILKQSEARYRSLIKANTQIVWVSSPEGICFELTDWIAYTGQTLAEAENGGWIDAVHPDDRGYTGEAWGIAVANLSQYQIEYRIRGKDGNYRYFWVWGAPVIEDDGSVKEWIGTCTDIHDRKLAEAENQRLKERYSTLVTATSQIVWGATAEGLGISSEMLTWIGYTGQTEEEVAGWGWIDPIHPDDRSQSQAVWNAAVANSSIYQTEYRLRGKDGIYRYFSVCGAPVLEADGSIREWIGTCTNIHDRKLAEAENQRLLDMLNHSSDAIIVRDMSDKIAYWNQGAERLYHWTREEVKDQYIYTFLKKIFPKPKEEITAELLQQGHWEGEVQHITHDEKLITVQSRWTLQRDAAGQPCAVLEINTDITPRKQAEIALRQLNQELETRVAERTAALQDTLAEAQGLNAILDNLADGLLVVDMSGQITHFNPAFLTMQGLTANAVKGNYQELPIAGLAHLIEQTQSHPQEVFTAEIELAKERIGQAVATAIFKQTTANEPATCFGSALLIRDITAEKEVDKMKTDFISTVSHELRTPLTSVLGFASIIKEKLETDVFPMLTTEDRKLQKTIKRVGDNLNIIVSEAERLTSLINDVLDIAKMEAGKVEWHMQPLDPGELLDWATTATAALFETNGLHLVSEIDSGLPQIVGDRNRLLQVLINLISNAVKFTQAGTVTCSVKQQHEGVCISVIDTGIGIAPEDQPKVFEKFRQVGDTLTDKPKGTGLGLPICKQIVEHHGGKIWVESEPGKGSAFSFLIPIYTKDDQANGQINLEALVKQLKEHVITSNAVRNEKRKTILVVDDDSNIRELLRQQLENEGYKVREAKDGMDAIHQIKIARPDLIVLDVMMPQINGFDVAAVLKNDPQTADIPIIILSIIENKERGYHIGIDRYLTKPINSEQLLSEIGLLLSQGTSSKKVLVVDKNASTLKILSDVLQTQGYNVIEASDPQECLHKARAVKPDMIIIDSIFSSETDLVKTLRFEKDLENVFFIMLADH
- a CDS encoding HhoA/HhoB/HtrA family serine endopeptidase translates to MNLSLKQLAIYLSLLLVGGGAGLFGSRYLLTQNRSFRELRNVTAALPPESITPYAPSGSLGATGGDNVNFIATAVQKVGPAVVRINATRKVANPISDALKNPLLRRFFGDEEQAIPQERIERGTGSGFILSQNGELLTNAHVVADTDTVQVTLKDGRTFEGKVIGIDTITDVAVVKIPGDKLPTVKLGNSQNLIPGQWAIAIGNPLGLDNTVTIGIISATDRTSAQVGVPDKRVSFIQTDAAINPGNSGGPLLNAQGEVIGVNTAIRADAQGLGFAIPIETAARVAKELFTKGRVDHPFLGIEMADLNPTKKQQINLEHKLNIKQDSGVVIKGVLDNSPAKRAGLLPGDIIQKVNAKPVKTAAQVQKLVESSTVGDILVLEINRSGKIQTLKVQSGVYPKK
- a CDS encoding phosphoribulokinase, which gives rise to MTSKPERVVLIGVAGDSGCGKSTFLRRLIDLFGEEFMTVICLDDYHCLDRKQRKETGITALDPRANNFDLMYEQIKALKEGQTINKPIYNHETGMIDPPEVVEPNHIIVVEGLHPLYDERVRSLLDFSVYFDISDEVKIAWKIQRDMAERGHRYEDVLAAINSRKPDFTKYIEPQREFADVVLQVLPTNLIKNDTERKVLRVRMLQREGKEGFTPVYLFDEGSTINWTPCGRKLTCSYPGMQLYYGSDVYYGRYVSVLEVDGQFDNLEEVIYIENHLSNTSTKYQGEMTHLLLQHREYPGSNNGTGLFQVLTGLKMRAAYERLTSKEAKLAVQV
- the ispD gene encoding 2-C-methyl-D-erythritol 4-phosphate cytidylyltransferase, producing the protein MYLLIPAAGVGKRMGSNRNKLFLEVHSKSIIAWTLLAAEAASSISWIGIISQPSDWPDFKNIIADLSLTKPVEFIIGGATRQESVYNGLQALPPEAEQVLIHDGARCLATPNLLNACAEAIRHCAGLIAAIPVKDTIKIVDETGIIQSTPDRQHLWAAQTPQGFNVQLLKQCHAEGIRQGWEVTDDAALFERCGIEVRIVPGEETNLKVTTPQDLAIAEFIISHRGG